A DNA window from Pirellulales bacterium contains the following coding sequences:
- a CDS encoding 3'(2'),5'-bisphosphate nucleotidase has translation MSSPFDVPAVQFAVAAVREAAQLVRLVQSELIGGALTKDDRSPVTVADFAAQALVAHRLQAWNEQAVLVGEENAAVLREEAGRETLEQITRFVATVLPEATADAVCEWIDRGDTEPPAEFWTLDPVDGTKGFLRGDQYAVALALIRNGQVEIGALGCPELEGAARAAKGGAGSVVVAVRGQGVRTQPLDEPQAPWIELRVADVAAPAEARLLRSVEKGHTDTGGIGALVEKLAVSAPPVPLDSQAKYAVLAAGGGDVLLRLLSPGRPDYREKIWDQAAGSIVVEEAGGRVTDLDGKPLDFAHGRTLATNRGVLATNGKLHDAFLAGLRAIGA, from the coding sequence GTGAGTTCTCCGTTTGACGTCCCCGCGGTTCAGTTCGCCGTTGCCGCAGTCCGCGAGGCGGCGCAGCTTGTTCGCCTCGTTCAATCCGAACTGATCGGCGGAGCGCTCACAAAAGACGATCGGTCGCCGGTGACGGTCGCCGATTTCGCGGCGCAAGCGCTGGTGGCCCATCGGCTGCAGGCCTGGAACGAGCAAGCCGTGCTGGTCGGCGAGGAGAACGCGGCCGTGCTGCGGGAGGAGGCGGGTCGCGAGACGCTTGAGCAAATCACGCGCTTCGTGGCGACGGTGCTGCCGGAGGCGACGGCCGACGCGGTCTGCGAGTGGATCGATCGGGGCGACACTGAGCCGCCGGCGGAGTTCTGGACGCTCGATCCCGTGGACGGCACCAAGGGTTTCCTGCGCGGCGATCAGTACGCAGTGGCGCTCGCCCTGATTCGCAACGGGCAGGTTGAGATTGGCGCCCTGGGCTGTCCCGAACTTGAAGGGGCGGCCCGCGCGGCCAAAGGGGGGGCCGGCTCGGTGGTCGTGGCTGTGCGCGGGCAAGGCGTCCGTACGCAGCCGCTCGATGAACCGCAGGCGCCGTGGATCGAGCTCCGCGTCGCCGACGTCGCCGCTCCCGCCGAGGCCCGGCTGCTCCGCTCGGTCGAGAAAGGGCACACCGACACGGGGGGCATCGGCGCCCTCGTCGAGAAACTGGCCGTGTCGGCTCCGCCGGTGCCGCTCGACAGCCAGGCCAAGTACGCGGTGCTGGCCGCCGGCGGCGGCGACGTGCTGCTGCGACTCCTCTCGCCAGGACGGCCCGACTATCGCGAAAAGATCTGGGACCAAGCGGCGGGGTCGATCGTCGTCGAAGAAGCGGGGGGACGCGTCACCGATCTCGACGGGAAACCGCTCGATTTCGCCCACGGTCGCACATTGGCGACCAATCGGGGCGTGCTGGCCACCAACGGCAAGCTGCACGACGCGTTTCTGGCGGGTTTGCGTGCGATTGGCGCGTAG
- the rpsB gene encoding 30S ribosomal protein S2, producing MSSELVKELVESGVHFGHRSSRWNPKMRPYIYARRNLIHIIDVRETVRGLLRAKKYLHDVASRNSQILFVGTKRQARETIQREAERCHMPYVADRWLGGTLTNFRTIRDRLGRLEQLDRILNSEEINTYSKKMQSTLNREYRKIHQNLHGMRTMTRLPECLVIVDPRKEKNAVSEARKLGIATVALIDTDCDPDLVDLPIPGNDDSMRSIEIVVRMLADAIAQGKIKATVTQQQRNEGAEAKE from the coding sequence GTGTCCTCGGAACTAGTCAAAGAGTTGGTCGAGTCGGGCGTCCACTTCGGCCACCGCAGCAGCCGCTGGAATCCCAAGATGCGGCCGTACATTTACGCCCGCCGTAATCTGATCCATATCATCGACGTTCGCGAGACGGTCCGCGGCCTGCTGCGTGCCAAGAAGTACCTGCACGACGTAGCCTCGCGCAACAGCCAGATCCTGTTCGTGGGAACCAAGCGTCAAGCTCGCGAGACGATTCAACGTGAGGCCGAGCGGTGCCACATGCCCTACGTAGCCGACCGCTGGCTAGGAGGCACGCTGACCAACTTCCGCACGATCCGCGACCGACTCGGTCGGCTCGAGCAGTTGGATCGCATCCTCAACAGCGAGGAAATCAACACGTACTCGAAGAAGATGCAGTCGACGCTCAACCGCGAGTACCGCAAGATCCATCAAAACCTGCACGGCATGCGTACGATGACCCGCCTTCCGGAGTGCCTGGTCATCGTTGATCCGCGCAAGGAAAAGAACGCGGTCAGCGAAGCCCGCAAGCTGGGAATCGCCACGGTGGCCCTGATCGACACCGACTGCGACCCCGATCTGGTCGACCTGCCGATCCCCGGCAACGACGACAGCATGCGTTCGATCGAGATCGTCGTGCGGATGCTGGCCGACGCGATCGCCCAAGGCAAGATCAAGGCGACCGTCACGCAGCAGCAACGCAACGAAGGGGCGGAAGCGAAGGAGTAA
- a CDS encoding redox-sensing transcriptional repressor Rex, translating into MSSSKPTPARPDGTAVPAAVVNRLSMYLRELHHLLAENRQTTSSSQLGRRLGFTDAQVRKDLAHFGHFGHPGIGYRCDELVAEIRKILGTDRTWNVGLVGVGNLGRALLGYRGFEPQGFVIVAAFDSDSSKAGSPVEGVPVYPMESLVEEVRRLRIEIGIVAVPAPFAQPTTDKLVAAGVSGIVNFAPVTVNVPEGVSKVGVDLARELEQVTFAVANRLKVGDE; encoded by the coding sequence ATGAGCTCTTCCAAGCCCACTCCTGCGAGACCGGACGGAACCGCCGTTCCCGCGGCCGTCGTCAACCGGCTCAGCATGTATCTGCGCGAACTCCATCACTTGCTGGCCGAGAACCGCCAGACCACCAGCAGCAGCCAACTCGGCCGGCGGCTCGGGTTCACGGACGCTCAGGTTCGCAAAGATCTGGCCCATTTCGGGCACTTCGGCCACCCAGGCATCGGATATCGCTGCGACGAGCTCGTCGCCGAGATCCGCAAGATCCTCGGGACCGACCGCACCTGGAACGTCGGGTTGGTAGGCGTAGGCAATCTGGGCCGAGCCCTGTTGGGTTACCGCGGGTTCGAGCCGCAAGGGTTCGTCATCGTCGCAGCGTTCGACTCGGACTCAAGCAAAGCGGGAAGCCCCGTCGAGGGGGTGCCGGTCTATCCCATGGAGTCGCTTGTCGAGGAAGTCCGGCGACTGCGGATCGAGATCGGCATCGTCGCCGTGCCGGCGCCATTCGCCCAGCCGACGACCGACAAACTCGTAGCGGCTGGGGTTTCGGGGATCGTCAACTTCGCCCCGGTGACGGTGAACGTCCCTGAGGGAGTCAGCAAAGTGGGGGTCGACCTAGCCCGCGAGCTGGAACAGGTGACTTTTGCCGTGGCGAATCGGTTAAAAGTCGGCGACGAGTAG
- the frr gene encoding ribosome recycling factor has translation MTFDEILLDSEERMEKAIAKLKGDLTGIRTGRANPGLVDSLRVDAYGSPTPLKQLGSVSAPEPQQIVIRPFDPSILKDIEKAIIASDLGLAPNNDGKVIRLNIPALSGDVRKKMVARIKDLTEETKVSIRNVRRDANKHADASEKDKLLSEDDCKGLKDEVQELTKKFENQASELAKAKEAEVMEG, from the coding sequence ATGACCTTCGATGAAATCCTCCTCGACTCCGAGGAACGCATGGAAAAGGCGATCGCCAAGCTCAAAGGCGATCTTACGGGAATTCGCACCGGACGGGCGAATCCGGGGCTCGTCGACTCGCTGCGAGTCGACGCCTACGGCTCGCCGACGCCGCTCAAGCAACTCGGTTCGGTCAGCGCCCCTGAGCCGCAGCAGATCGTCATCCGGCCGTTCGATCCGTCAATTCTCAAGGACATCGAGAAGGCGATCATCGCCAGCGATCTGGGCTTGGCGCCCAACAACGACGGCAAGGTGATTCGCCTGAATATTCCGGCACTGTCGGGCGACGTCCGCAAGAAAATGGTCGCCCGGATTAAGGATCTCACCGAGGAGACGAAGGTCTCGATCCGCAACGTCCGCCGCGACGCGAACAAGCACGCCGACGCAAGCGAGAAGGACAAGCTTCTGAGCGAGGACGACTGCAAAGGCCTCAAGGACGAGGTGCAGGAACTCACCAAGAAGTTCGAGAACCAAGCCAGCGAGCTTGCCAAGGCGAAAGAAGCCGAGGTGATGGAAGGCTGA
- the tsf gene encoding translation elongation factor Ts: MPEITADMVKKLRDETQLPMMECKKALTESGGDMEAAKQTLREAGKKFMGKRTDRTTEEGRIGVYASVAGKVGAMIELKCESAPVASNEEFVALANDLATQLAKGPGAKSAEDLWKQPAPSKKGQTLEDWRDEIQNKIREVFNLTRLERIDAPCGGFVHMAKIGVLAEVEGGNDELAKDVALHVAAMSPKAASKEELDPAAIEQERQIQKERARSEGKPENIIEKMIEGRMKNFYAEHVLTEQPFVRDEAKTVGQLAKEGGMKVKRFIRWQLGEAAAAE, translated from the coding sequence ATGCCGGAGATTACCGCTGACATGGTCAAGAAGCTGCGCGACGAAACGCAGCTTCCCATGATGGAATGCAAGAAGGCCCTGACCGAGAGCGGCGGCGACATGGAAGCCGCCAAGCAGACCCTGCGCGAGGCGGGCAAGAAGTTCATGGGCAAGCGGACCGACCGCACCACCGAAGAAGGCCGCATCGGCGTCTACGCCAGCGTGGCCGGCAAAGTGGGCGCCATGATCGAGCTGAAGTGCGAGAGCGCCCCGGTCGCTTCGAACGAGGAGTTCGTCGCCCTGGCGAACGACTTGGCGACCCAGCTTGCCAAGGGCCCCGGCGCCAAGTCCGCGGAGGACTTGTGGAAGCAACCCGCCCCGAGCAAGAAGGGGCAGACGCTCGAAGACTGGCGCGACGAGATCCAGAACAAGATCCGCGAAGTGTTCAACCTGACCCGGCTTGAGCGGATTGACGCCCCGTGCGGCGGATTCGTCCACATGGCCAAGATCGGCGTGCTCGCCGAGGTCGAAGGCGGGAACGACGAACTGGCCAAGGACGTCGCTCTGCACGTCGCGGCGATGAGCCCCAAAGCGGCCAGCAAAGAGGAGCTGGACCCGGCCGCCATCGAACAGGAACGCCAAATCCAGAAGGAGCGAGCGCGCTCCGAAGGGAAGCCAGAGAACATCATCGAGAAGATGATCGAAGGCCGGATGAAGAACTTCTACGCCGAGCACGTCCTCACCGAGCAACCGTTCGTGCGCGACGAGGCGAAGACGGTCGGCCAACTCGCCAAGGAAGGCGGCATGAAGGTGAAACGGTTCATCCGCTGGCAGCTCGGCGAAGCCGCTGCCGCGGAATGA
- a CDS encoding aminotransferase class I/II-fold pyridoxal phosphate-dependent enzyme → MLGPSRPRRLRPMSATPDPVPPFRVEIAERVKRLPPYLFGRINAALYSKRRNNIDTIDLGMGNPSDPPQDLVIEKLAEAARDPDNHGYSKNIGIANLRREVGAKYFKKYGVRLDPDGEVLVCLGSKEGFSHMCLALMGPGDTAIVPAPYFPIHVYAIALASGNVIALDVADSDKFLSNIAYTCEHLYPKPKMLVINYPHNPSSVVVEQPFFDEVVKLAKRYNLMVLSDFAYADVAYDGYQPPSFLASPGAKDVGVEFTTMSKGYNMAGWRVGYCCGNREMVTALATIKGYYDYGMFQAIQIAAIMALRHTDAAVEEQAHIYESRRDALCEGLTRLGWDVTPPKAGMFVWAPVPEPWRSRMSTMDFAMMLLEKGNVAVSPGSGFGPAGEGYLRMSLVENENRLKQAVRQIKQCLKEAEAGYASDKPAATVGL, encoded by the coding sequence ATGCTTGGTCCTTCCCGACCACGACGCCTCCGCCCTATGTCTGCCACGCCCGACCCCGTCCCTCCCTTCCGCGTCGAGATCGCCGAGCGGGTCAAACGGCTGCCGCCGTACCTGTTCGGGCGGATCAATGCCGCGCTCTACAGCAAGCGGCGCAACAACATCGACACAATCGACCTGGGGATGGGCAACCCCAGCGACCCGCCGCAGGATCTCGTGATCGAGAAACTCGCCGAGGCGGCCCGCGATCCGGACAATCACGGGTACTCGAAGAACATCGGCATCGCCAATCTGCGGCGCGAAGTGGGGGCCAAGTACTTTAAGAAGTACGGCGTCCGGCTTGATCCTGACGGCGAGGTGCTGGTCTGCCTGGGCTCTAAGGAGGGGTTCAGCCACATGTGCCTGGCGCTGATGGGCCCCGGCGACACGGCAATCGTCCCCGCTCCGTACTTTCCGATCCATGTCTATGCGATCGCCCTGGCGTCGGGGAACGTGATCGCGCTCGATGTGGCCGACAGCGACAAGTTCCTCTCGAACATCGCCTACACCTGCGAGCACCTGTATCCCAAGCCGAAGATGCTGGTGATCAATTACCCGCACAATCCGTCGAGCGTGGTGGTCGAGCAACCGTTTTTCGACGAGGTGGTGAAGCTCGCCAAGCGGTACAACCTGATGGTGCTCAGCGATTTCGCGTACGCCGACGTGGCGTACGACGGCTACCAGCCCCCGAGCTTTCTCGCCTCGCCCGGCGCCAAGGACGTGGGGGTCGAGTTCACCACGATGAGCAAGGGGTACAATATGGCCGGCTGGCGGGTCGGCTATTGCTGCGGCAACCGCGAGATGGTGACTGCGCTGGCCACGATCAAGGGCTACTACGACTACGGCATGTTCCAGGCGATCCAGATCGCCGCGATCATGGCGCTGCGGCACACCGACGCCGCGGTCGAAGAACAGGCACACATCTATGAAAGCCGCCGCGATGCGCTGTGCGAAGGTCTCACGCGCCTGGGTTGGGACGTCACTCCGCCGAAGGCCGGGATGTTCGTCTGGGCGCCAGTCCCCGAGCCGTGGCGAAGCCGAATGAGCACGATGGACTTCGCGATGATGCTGCTCGAGAAAGGGAACGTCGCCGTAAGTCCCGGCAGCGGCTTCGGCCCCGCCGGCGAGGGATACTTGCGGATGTCGCTCGTGGAGAACGAGAATCGGCTCAAACAGGCTGTAAGGCAGATCAAGCAGTGCCTCAAGGAGGCGGAGGCGGGATACGCCTCTGACAAACCCGCAGCGACAGTAGGGCTGTAG
- a CDS encoding peptidyl-prolyl cis-trans isomerase: MSSKEAAARSRAASPAATTVRSREWKRRAAWLVGAVLVLAVAALVRHGAGGREAAAQTPATKTAPPVAEAPLPRIGRPEHDVMAIVNGEDVSRQKLADACVRRFGEEVLESLVNKRLIANHCANRGIEVTDQEISAEIDRMAKRFQLGREQWFEMLQKERGITPQQYARDIVWPTLALRKLAGESIKPTVQEINQVYEREYGEMIRARLIAVSDATKAQRLQQQLAANPEAFARAAIEQSEDVNSASVGGLIQPIRRHLGDQAVESAAFALQPGQVSPVVQVGNQHILLKCEARIPARATPLAQVQSKIEEQIKEEKLRTAAHELFGSLQKTATIQNVLNDAKLSQQMPGVVATVNGDRILRSDLDKECLLRHGEEVLEAEISQMLLLQALKAANLTVAQADIDAEMRHAAELAGVVDAQGKADLTKWMQMVTVDQGIDQDEYYRDALWPSTALKKLTAREVIVDEADIRKGFEANYGERVMCRAIVLDNMRRAQEVWDMARKNPSLEFFGDLAEQYSIEPTSRALRGEVPPLGRHGGQPQLEDVAFQLQPGQLSGIVQVEDKYIILRSEGRTKPIDVKESEVRDLLQRDIFEKKLRMAMSEKYDQIRSSAKIDNFLAGTSSRPEDRKPGQRQATVRQDAAVRPTAGVR; this comes from the coding sequence ATGAGCAGCAAGGAAGCTGCGGCGCGGTCGCGCGCCGCTTCGCCCGCCGCCACGACCGTACGTTCTCGCGAATGGAAACGTCGCGCCGCGTGGCTCGTGGGCGCCGTGTTGGTGCTCGCCGTCGCGGCGCTCGTGCGTCACGGGGCCGGAGGCCGCGAAGCCGCGGCCCAAACGCCGGCGACCAAGACCGCGCCGCCCGTCGCAGAAGCCCCCCTGCCCCGTATCGGTCGTCCCGAGCACGACGTCATGGCGATCGTCAACGGCGAAGACGTCAGTCGGCAAAAGCTGGCCGACGCCTGCGTCCGCCGCTTCGGCGAAGAGGTGCTCGAAAGCCTCGTCAACAAGCGGCTCATCGCCAATCACTGCGCCAACCGCGGCATCGAGGTGACCGATCAGGAAATCTCCGCCGAGATCGACCGGATGGCCAAGCGGTTCCAACTGGGACGTGAGCAGTGGTTCGAGATGCTGCAGAAGGAACGAGGCATCACCCCGCAGCAATACGCTCGCGACATCGTGTGGCCCACGCTCGCGCTTCGCAAGTTGGCCGGCGAGTCGATTAAGCCGACCGTCCAGGAGATCAATCAGGTCTACGAACGCGAATACGGCGAGATGATCCGGGCCCGGCTGATCGCCGTCAGCGATGCGACCAAAGCCCAGCGACTGCAGCAACAGCTCGCCGCGAACCCCGAGGCGTTCGCCCGGGCCGCGATCGAGCAGTCCGAAGACGTCAACAGCGCCAGCGTCGGCGGGCTCATCCAGCCGATCCGTCGGCACCTGGGGGATCAGGCCGTCGAGTCGGCGGCGTTCGCGTTGCAGCCGGGACAGGTGTCGCCGGTCGTACAGGTGGGGAACCAGCACATTCTGCTCAAGTGCGAAGCCCGCATCCCCGCGCGGGCCACGCCGCTGGCGCAGGTGCAAAGCAAGATCGAGGAGCAGATCAAGGAAGAGAAGTTGCGAACCGCCGCGCACGAGCTGTTCGGCAGCCTGCAGAAGACCGCGACGATCCAAAACGTGCTGAACGACGCCAAGCTGAGCCAGCAGATGCCCGGCGTCGTGGCCACTGTCAACGGCGACCGCATCCTGCGCAGCGATCTCGACAAGGAATGCCTCCTGCGCCATGGCGAAGAAGTGCTCGAAGCCGAGATCTCGCAGATGCTCTTGCTGCAGGCGCTGAAGGCCGCCAACCTCACCGTCGCTCAGGCCGACATCGACGCTGAAATGCGGCACGCCGCGGAGTTGGCCGGGGTGGTCGACGCCCAGGGCAAAGCCGACTTGACCAAGTGGATGCAAATGGTCACGGTCGACCAGGGAATCGACCAGGACGAGTACTACCGCGACGCCCTGTGGCCTTCGACGGCGCTCAAAAAACTGACTGCTCGCGAAGTGATCGTCGACGAAGCCGACATCCGCAAGGGATTCGAGGCGAACTACGGCGAGCGAGTGATGTGCCGGGCAATCGTGCTCGACAACATGCGTCGCGCCCAGGAGGTGTGGGACATGGCCCGTAAGAATCCGTCGCTGGAGTTCTTCGGCGACCTGGCCGAGCAGTACTCGATCGAACCGACCAGCCGAGCGTTGCGGGGCGAGGTGCCTCCGCTGGGCCGGCACGGCGGCCAGCCGCAGCTTGAGGACGTGGCGTTCCAGCTTCAGCCGGGTCAGCTTTCCGGAATCGTTCAGGTTGAGGACAAGTACATTATCCTACGGTCCGAAGGACGTACGAAGCCGATCGACGTCAAAGAGAGCGAAGTCCGCGACCTGCTGCAGCGCGACATCTTCGAGAAGAAGCTGCGGATGGCGATGAGCGAGAAGTACGACCAGATCCGCTCGAGCGCAAAGATCGACAACTTTCTCGCCGGCACCTCGAGTCGCCCCGAGGACCGCAAGCCTGGGCAGCGTCAAGCGACCGTCCGCCAGGACGCCGCCGTCCGCCCGACGGCAGGGGTTCGATAG
- a CDS encoding glycoside hydrolase family 127 protein, with the protein MAIRRAARRALIKSFLRNVVLAYFALSERGLAHAMADDAAVVLLTPFHQVDLHDEIWAPRIRLLQQRTLPHAFRNTSEALEGLRLCGEFLLNGGQSPPPPPHRFRDSDLYKVMEGAALMLKAEPNVDLEAQMDEIIDVVARAQKDDGYLYVAHITGAINEAEMGPRAYSYLLHSHELYNMGHLYEAAVAYAEATGKTSLLEIAEKNARHVQRVFFEGDPAYNDGRPVNQAPGHQEIELGLVKLHLHTGNRQYLDMAKRFLDIRGVTFIPDGRGIDAPEYAQQHQPVARQRKAVGHAVRACYMYAAMAEVDSLTGKNDYGAALDSIWHDIVDTKMHISGGLGAVPNIEGFGPSYVLPNRDAYLETCAGVGNFLFNMRMYLKYRDAMYVDVAETALYNNCLAGIGLDGASFFYPNPLDAPAGHAPRSSWFGTACCPSNLARLIPKIAGHMYATEPRRLSCLLYGSNDAELEIDGSPVALSQSTRYPLHGAVKLEVNPQAAQEFEIALRIPTWVGEQFVPGKLYRYADRNSASWTVSVNGKPVVPEVKRGFAVVARRWSPGDQVELDLPMPVRTNQCLERVESNQGRQAVSRGPLLFSAEEIDNGGDVARFFFAGAAPVDKATVMTIAEGPLAGLPQITLPAKERLPDGSRPVPLKLVPYFAWSNRDRGSMTTWIGTRAELAHVDLLRPEHLKFAGASASHTAEGNTVQAVRMKHTPQSSRDTSIRRWTSWPQRGQSQWVEIDLGEARAIRSVGAYFYDDNGGVQLPDAWHLSTPNDLGTWTPVAIYNTDSYSTSPDNYNTVRPAAPLTTSRLRIELTPRSESTCVGILSVNVETAD; encoded by the coding sequence ATGGCGATTCGTAGGGCGGCGCGCCGAGCGCTCATCAAGTCCTTTCTCCGGAATGTCGTTCTTGCGTATTTCGCCTTGTCGGAACGGGGCTTGGCGCACGCCATGGCCGACGATGCGGCGGTCGTGCTGCTGACGCCGTTCCATCAGGTGGATTTGCATGACGAGATTTGGGCCCCGCGGATTCGGTTGCTGCAACAACGAACGCTGCCGCATGCGTTTCGTAACACGTCTGAAGCCCTGGAGGGGCTGCGGCTCTGCGGCGAATTCCTTCTCAACGGGGGGCAAAGCCCGCCGCCCCCGCCGCACAGGTTCCGCGACTCGGACTTGTACAAGGTCATGGAGGGAGCCGCGCTCATGCTCAAGGCCGAGCCGAACGTCGACCTCGAAGCCCAAATGGACGAGATCATCGATGTCGTCGCTCGCGCGCAAAAGGACGACGGCTACCTGTACGTCGCTCATATCACCGGGGCGATCAACGAAGCCGAGATGGGACCGCGTGCCTACAGCTACCTGCTCCACAGCCACGAGTTGTACAACATGGGGCACCTGTACGAGGCCGCCGTCGCATACGCCGAGGCGACCGGCAAGACGTCGCTGCTGGAAATCGCCGAGAAGAACGCCCGGCATGTGCAGCGGGTCTTCTTCGAAGGGGATCCCGCCTACAACGACGGGCGACCGGTCAACCAAGCTCCGGGACATCAGGAAATCGAACTCGGGCTGGTGAAGCTCCATCTCCACACGGGGAATCGGCAGTATCTCGACATGGCGAAGCGGTTCCTCGACATCCGCGGGGTCACGTTCATCCCTGACGGTCGCGGCATCGACGCACCTGAGTACGCTCAGCAGCACCAGCCTGTGGCTCGGCAGCGCAAGGCGGTCGGCCATGCGGTTCGAGCGTGTTATATGTATGCGGCCATGGCCGAAGTCGACAGCCTAACCGGCAAGAACGACTACGGGGCGGCGCTCGACAGCATTTGGCACGACATCGTCGATACGAAGATGCACATCTCCGGCGGGCTGGGGGCCGTGCCCAACATCGAGGGGTTCGGTCCTAGCTACGTGCTGCCGAACCGCGACGCCTACCTGGAAACCTGCGCCGGGGTGGGAAATTTCCTGTTCAACATGCGGATGTACCTGAAGTACCGCGACGCAATGTACGTCGACGTCGCCGAGACGGCCCTCTACAACAACTGTCTCGCGGGGATCGGCCTCGACGGCGCGAGCTTCTTCTACCCGAACCCGCTCGACGCCCCGGCGGGGCACGCGCCGCGGTCGAGTTGGTTCGGCACGGCATGCTGCCCGTCGAACCTCGCCCGGCTCATTCCCAAAATCGCCGGCCACATGTACGCGACAGAACCACGCCGGCTGTCCTGTCTCCTCTACGGCAGCAACGACGCCGAGTTGGAGATCGACGGCTCGCCCGTGGCGCTTTCGCAATCGACTCGCTACCCGCTGCACGGCGCAGTCAAGTTGGAAGTCAACCCGCAGGCCGCCCAGGAATTTGAAATCGCACTGCGCATCCCGACGTGGGTCGGCGAGCAGTTCGTTCCGGGAAAGCTCTATCGCTACGCCGATAGGAATTCCGCGAGTTGGACTGTCTCAGTGAACGGCAAGCCGGTCGTCCCCGAGGTGAAACGTGGGTTTGCCGTCGTCGCACGCCGCTGGTCTCCTGGCGATCAGGTGGAGCTCGACCTGCCCATGCCGGTCCGGACGAACCAGTGCCTCGAGCGGGTTGAATCCAACCAGGGGCGCCAAGCCGTCAGCCGCGGCCCGCTGCTCTTCTCGGCCGAGGAGATCGACAACGGCGGCGACGTCGCCCGGTTCTTCTTTGCAGGAGCTGCGCCGGTCGACAAGGCAACCGTCATGACGATCGCCGAAGGCCCGTTAGCCGGGCTTCCCCAGATCACCCTGCCGGCCAAGGAACGCCTGCCGGACGGATCTCGCCCCGTGCCTTTGAAGCTGGTCCCTTACTTTGCCTGGAGCAATCGCGATCGCGGTTCGATGACGACTTGGATCGGCACGCGGGCCGAGTTAGCGCATGTCGATCTGCTGCGGCCGGAACATCTCAAGTTCGCGGGGGCAAGCGCCTCGCACACGGCCGAGGGAAACACGGTCCAGGCGGTGCGAATGAAGCATACGCCGCAGTCGTCGCGCGACACGTCAATCCGTCGCTGGACAAGTTGGCCCCAACGCGGCCAGTCCCAATGGGTCGAGATCGATCTGGGCGAAGCCCGCGCCATTCGTAGCGTCGGCGCCTACTTCTACGATGACAACGGAGGGGTTCAGCTTCCTGACGCTTGGCATCTGTCGACGCCAAACGACCTGGGCACGTGGACTCCGGTCGCAATCTACAACACCGACTCCTACAGCACGTCCCCCGACAATTACAACACAGTGCGCCCCGCAGCGCCGCTGACAACCAGCCGCTTGCGCATTGAACTGACTCCCCGCAGCGAGAGCACGTGCGTGGGGATTCTATCGGTGAACGTAGAAACCGCTGACTAG
- the pyrH gene encoding UMP kinase: MSEPTSGPYRRVILKLSGESFAPRGERGISMTEVVHISAQTYRAKQQGVEIAIVIGGGNILRGAQFTAGNSSVHEATAHYMGMLATVINGLALQDALESLGCETRLMSAIKMDGVAEPFIRRRARRHLEKGRIVILAGGTGAPFVTTDTAAAQKALELDADILMKATRVDGVYSDDPEKNPHAVLYRDLTFEQCRNQNLRVMDPTAIAHCMEHDLPILVFNYREDGNIERAVRGETIGTRVTSGKRD; encoded by the coding sequence ATGAGCGAACCCACGTCCGGCCCCTATCGCCGCGTCATTTTGAAACTCTCCGGCGAGAGCTTTGCCCCGCGGGGCGAGCGGGGGATCAGCATGACCGAGGTCGTGCATATTTCCGCGCAGACCTATCGGGCGAAACAGCAGGGAGTCGAGATCGCCATCGTCATCGGCGGGGGGAACATCCTCCGCGGCGCTCAGTTCACTGCCGGCAATTCGAGCGTGCACGAAGCGACGGCCCACTACATGGGGATGCTCGCGACGGTCATCAACGGGCTGGCGTTGCAGGACGCGTTGGAATCGCTGGGATGCGAAACTCGGCTGATGAGCGCGATCAAGATGGACGGCGTCGCCGAACCGTTCATCCGTCGTCGCGCCCGGCGCCACCTGGAAAAGGGGCGAATCGTAATCCTCGCCGGCGGCACAGGCGCCCCGTTCGTCACCACCGACACGGCCGCGGCGCAAAAGGCCCTGGAACTCGACGCCGACATCCTGATGAAGGCGACCCGCGTCGACGGCGTTTACAGCGACGACCCCGAGAAGAATCCCCACGCGGTCCTCTACCGCGACCTGACGTTCGAGCAGTGTCGCAACCAGAATCTGCGGGTCATGGACCCGACGGCGATCGCGCACTGCATGGAACACGACCTGCCGATCCTGGTGTTCAATTACCGCGAAGACGGCAACATCGAACGCGCAGTCCGCGGCGAGACGATCGGCACGCGGGTGACGAGCGGGAAACGCGATTGA